A genomic stretch from Thermodesulfatator atlanticus DSM 21156 includes:
- a CDS encoding ATP-binding cassette domain-containing protein, giving the protein MCLLVNVEKKLPGFTLRAHFSLKNGEILILWGPSGSGKTTLLRLLAGLEKPDKGYISYHKEIFVDTAKNIFLPPRKRQLGYVFQEGILFPHFSLEKNITFTAKEKSLGLDCLKKLGLWELRKRKPFEVSGGERQRAAFCQALARKPCLLLLDEPFSALDEKNKELAISYLKDWQSKTKATLCLITHHKDDALKFQAKWLYVNRGESNFEK; this is encoded by the coding sequence ATGTGCCTTCTAGTAAATGTGGAAAAGAAACTTCCAGGCTTTACACTTAGAGCACACTTTTCTTTAAAAAATGGCGAAATATTAATACTTTGGGGGCCTTCAGGATCCGGAAAAACAACGCTTTTGCGTCTGCTTGCAGGGCTTGAAAAACCTGACAAAGGTTACATTTCTTACCATAAGGAAATTTTTGTTGACACCGCCAAAAATATTTTTTTGCCTCCCCGCAAACGGCAATTAGGTTATGTATTCCAAGAAGGAATACTTTTCCCGCATTTTAGTTTGGAAAAAAACATCACTTTTACCGCTAAGGAAAAATCACTTGGCTTAGATTGCTTGAAAAAGCTTGGTCTCTGGGAGCTTAGAAAGAGAAAACCATTTGAGGTGTCAGGGGGAGAACGCCAAAGGGCAGCCTTTTGCCAGGCCCTGGCAAGGAAACCCTGCTTGCTTTTACTAGACGAACCCTTTTCTGCCCTTGACGAAAAGAACAAAGAGCTGGCCATTTCTTATCTCAAAGACTGGCAAAGCAAAACAAAAGCTACTTTATGTCTTATTACTCACCACAAAGACGACGCTTTGAAATTTCAAGCTAAATGGCTTTACGTAAACAGGGGAGAAAGTAATTTTGAAAAGTAA
- the modB gene encoding molybdate ABC transporter permease subunit yields the protein MGTFSPLFLSFKLAAVVTVLLVAIACPLSYWLTFKNFKGKIFAESLILLPLVLPPTVLGFALLVLLGPDGSLGKCFARIFGYTPAFHFSGLVIACLIHGLPFAIQPLKAALTKLDVRILELAEVSGISPTRSFFQIVLPNIWPGILAAAILVFAHTLGEFGVVLMVGGGIPGETLVASIAIYTYVEALEYNKAAQLSLILLALSYVVLCVAMVLERRQKKCAF from the coding sequence ATGGGTACTTTTTCTCCGCTTTTTTTATCTTTTAAATTGGCGGCTGTGGTCACCGTACTCTTGGTGGCCATAGCCTGCCCTCTTTCTTACTGGCTTACCTTTAAAAATTTCAAAGGGAAAATTTTTGCAGAAAGCCTAATTTTGCTACCCTTGGTTTTGCCCCCCACGGTTTTGGGGTTTGCCCTTTTAGTTTTATTAGGCCCAGATGGCAGCCTAGGAAAATGTTTTGCACGCATTTTTGGTTATACCCCTGCCTTTCATTTCTCTGGCTTGGTTATCGCATGTTTAATCCACGGCCTACCCTTTGCCATCCAACCTCTAAAAGCAGCTTTGACCAAACTTGACGTACGCATCCTGGAACTAGCAGAAGTCAGTGGCATCTCCCCAACGCGCAGTTTTTTTCAAATAGTTTTGCCAAACATCTGGCCTGGGATCCTTGCGGCCGCGATACTTGTTTTTGCCCATACTTTAGGAGAATTCGGCGTGGTTCTTATGGTGGGCGGTGGTATTCCTGGAGAGACATTGGTGGCTTCTATTGCGATTTATACCTATGTAGAAGCCCTTGAGTACAATAAGGCGGCCCAGCTTTCGCTTATTTTACTGGCGCTAAGCTACGTGGTGCTTTGTGTTGCCATGGTTTTAGAAAGGAGGCAGAAAAAATGTGCCTTCTAG
- a CDS encoding two-component system sensor histidine kinase NtrB, whose amino-acid sequence MTKVHLYWVKSPAIPSDELLNGIIESATDAIVAIDERHRIILYNPAAERLFGYKVEEALGQDLSLLLPEHVAEKHFSYVKEFLKTGHSPVLGKVMEGIAKRKNGKTFPIEISRSATRIDNHWIFTAIVRDVTHELEMERRLLESEKLAAVGMAASRIVHEIKNPLIAIGGLVLSLLKKETKEERRQKLELILREIKCLEKLLSDISEFAKPLKLELTETNIVALCQEALEFYEPRFEENSVKVHLIAPKDEIKVVLDEGRIKEVLFNLFQNAIEAMSTKGGGELTVEIVPEKEKVRLIVRDTGPGIPEQVLKHLFTPFFTTKKKGTGLGLSISHKIIEAHGGKIYARNYEKGAEFIIELPYHPPEAKAVES is encoded by the coding sequence ATGACAAAAGTCCACCTTTACTGGGTGAAAAGCCCGGCCATCCCTAGCGACGAATTGCTTAACGGAATCATAGAAAGTGCTACTGATGCCATTGTCGCTATAGACGAAAGACACCGTATCATCCTTTATAATCCCGCCGCCGAAAGGCTTTTTGGCTATAAAGTAGAAGAAGCCCTTGGCCAGGATTTGTCCCTTCTTTTGCCTGAACACGTGGCAGAAAAACATTTCTCATACGTAAAAGAATTCCTCAAGACAGGGCATTCCCCTGTGCTTGGTAAGGTAATGGAAGGAATTGCCAAACGTAAAAACGGTAAGACCTTTCCCATTGAGATTTCACGTTCAGCCACCAGGATAGACAACCACTGGATATTCACGGCTATTGTGCGCGACGTGACCCATGAACTTGAAATGGAAAGAAGGCTACTTGAAAGCGAAAAACTTGCTGCTGTAGGAATGGCTGCCTCGCGCATTGTTCACGAAATAAAAAACCCTCTGATTGCCATAGGGGGGCTTGTCCTTTCGCTTCTCAAAAAAGAAACCAAAGAAGAGCGCCGCCAAAAACTTGAGCTCATCCTGCGTGAAATTAAGTGCCTTGAAAAGCTCCTTTCTGATATCAGCGAATTTGCCAAACCCCTTAAACTTGAGCTTACAGAAACCAACATCGTAGCTTTGTGCCAGGAAGCCCTTGAATTTTATGAACCACGTTTTGAAGAAAATAGCGTAAAAGTACACCTCATCGCACCTAAAGACGAAATAAAAGTTGTGCTAGATGAGGGTCGCATAAAGGAAGTTCTTTTTAACTTGTTTCAAAATGCTATCGAGGCCATGTCCACCAAAGGTGGGGGGGAATTAACCGTTGAAATTGTTCCTGAAAAAGAAAAAGTGCGCCTCATTGTAAGAGACACAGGCCCTGGAATTCCAGAACAAGTATTAAAACATCTTTTCACGCCGTTTTTCACCACCAAGAAAAAAGGCACTGGCCTTGGACTTTCCATCTCTCATAAAATAATCGAAGCTCATGGTGGCAAAATCTACGCCAGAAACTACGAAAAAGGTGCAGAATTTATTATCGAATTGCCTTACCACCCGCCTGAAGCCAAAGCCGTAGAAAGTTGA
- the xth gene encoding exodeoxyribonuclease III yields the protein MFSIATWNVNSVRMRLEHLLRWLKLRAPDILCLQETKATDAEFPFKEIKEAGYYAVHAGGKGRNGVAILSREEPKDVLIGFPEVDDSQARERLIAATVRGVRVHSVYIPNGGSVGSDYFLYKLEFIYRLREYFENFFHPENDLVALCGDFNVAPEEIDVYDPELMAGQICFHERERTAIKILMEWGFVDAYRALHPKEKGAYTWWDYQFGAFKANRGMRLDHIWVSKALVQKLKKAEIDREPRSWKRPSDHAPVLAYFDL from the coding sequence ATGTTTAGCATTGCTACCTGGAATGTAAATTCAGTGCGCATGCGGCTTGAGCATCTTTTGCGCTGGCTCAAGCTGCGTGCGCCAGATATCCTTTGCCTTCAAGAAACCAAAGCAACTGATGCCGAATTCCCATTCAAAGAAATAAAAGAAGCGGGGTATTACGCGGTCCATGCCGGTGGTAAAGGGCGAAACGGAGTTGCTATTCTCAGCCGTGAGGAACCAAAAGACGTACTTATTGGTTTCCCTGAAGTTGATGACTCTCAAGCAAGAGAACGCCTTATAGCTGCAACTGTTCGCGGGGTGCGCGTGCATTCGGTCTATATCCCTAATGGTGGGAGTGTGGGTTCTGATTATTTCCTCTATAAGCTTGAATTTATTTACCGGCTGCGCGAGTATTTTGAAAATTTTTTTCATCCAGAAAACGATTTAGTAGCGCTCTGTGGCGATTTTAACGTGGCCCCTGAGGAAATAGACGTTTATGATCCTGAGCTTATGGCAGGGCAGATTTGTTTTCACGAACGAGAACGCACTGCTATTAAAATCCTCATGGAATGGGGCTTTGTGGATGCGTACCGTGCTTTGCATCCCAAAGAAAAAGGGGCCTATACCTGGTGGGATTATCAATTTGGTGCTTTTAAAGCAAACCGTGGCATGCGTCTTGATCATATTTGGGTATCAAAGGCACTTGTCCAAAAATTAAAAAAGGCCGAGATAGACCGCGAGCCGCGCTCATGGAAAAGACCTTCTGATCATGCTCCGGTGCTAGCTTACTTTGACCTATGA
- a CDS encoding M42 family metallopeptidase — protein sequence MNYELLQKLCEAPGVPGAEAPVKKVFVEALEPLVDEVKEDSLGNLLLLKRGSGPRVLLDAHLDEVGFLVSGIEGSFLRVIPLGGMDPKVVYGQRLVVWGQRKLSAVVVSYPPHLGKDKKDLAIEEMYLDTGLLPEKLGELVEIGSPVTFPSFFEETEDAIMAKALDDRVGLFVIAEALAQANPKVDLVVSASVQEEIGLRGAQALAQKISPEVVIVLEGTFAADTPGVPSSLKATLCGQGPEIRLCDARFVADRDLSLGLAQLAKEKDIAHQVIVKNRGGTNASALQVASGSVRTAAISVPVRYLHAPVSIAFKKDIEATVALLKAFLENPQDALSYRWSYPS from the coding sequence ATGAATTACGAACTTTTACAAAAATTGTGTGAAGCTCCGGGGGTTCCAGGGGCAGAGGCCCCGGTGAAAAAGGTTTTTGTTGAGGCCCTTGAGCCGTTAGTTGACGAAGTAAAAGAAGATTCCCTTGGTAATCTTTTGCTTTTAAAACGAGGAAGTGGCCCACGTGTGCTCCTTGACGCCCATCTTGATGAAGTTGGCTTTCTGGTTTCAGGGATTGAAGGAAGTTTTTTGCGCGTAATACCCCTTGGGGGCATGGACCCTAAAGTAGTCTATGGGCAGCGATTAGTGGTCTGGGGCCAAAGAAAGCTTTCTGCGGTAGTGGTTTCTTACCCCCCACATCTTGGCAAGGATAAAAAAGACCTTGCTATCGAAGAGATGTATCTTGATACTGGGCTTTTGCCAGAAAAACTAGGTGAACTTGTAGAGATAGGCTCGCCTGTTACTTTCCCGTCTTTTTTTGAAGAGACTGAAGACGCCATTATGGCTAAGGCCCTGGATGACCGGGTAGGGCTCTTTGTGATCGCTGAAGCCCTGGCTCAGGCCAATCCCAAGGTTGATCTTGTTGTCTCGGCATCTGTGCAAGAGGAAATAGGCCTTCGCGGAGCGCAGGCGTTGGCGCAGAAAATTAGTCCAGAAGTAGTAATTGTGCTTGAAGGCACATTTGCTGCTGACACCCCCGGGGTGCCTTCTTCTCTTAAGGCTACTCTTTGCGGTCAAGGTCCTGAGATAAGACTTTGCGATGCTCGTTTTGTGGCAGACCGCGATCTTTCCCTGGGTCTTGCTCAGCTTGCCAAAGAAAAAGACATTGCCCATCAGGTGATCGTAAAAAACCGTGGTGGCACCAATGCCTCTGCACTCCAGGTGGCTTCGGGTTCTGTGCGTACCGCGGCTATTTCTGTTCCGGTGCGCTATCTTCATGCTCCCGTAAGCATTGCCTTCAAAAAAGACATCGAAGCAACCGTGGCTTTGCTTAAAGCCTTTTTGGAAAACCCCCAGGATGCGCTTAGTTACCGTTGGTCTTACCCCTCATAG
- a CDS encoding NAD(P)H-hydrate dehydratase: MLAIVGTVPAPDFPLVAAKAVLKNDRLEVDTREIQIVRGTPALIAAALLVLKHFDKEPPFVYLVGDTGEGKGSKTLYDFLCSDLPKQKFKTLVFHYLFPDVDAQGKVFMATERMPKRPFLIADAGYMYAAKAAGLAPSYDIFTPDPGELAFLADEEAPHPLYTRGFLFPDEGKVKELIERAYRHGNAAKILLVKGRVDFVVKDGKILATIDDPVVEALEPIGGTGDVITGVLAALVTVGFPPEEAAYLAAKLNRIGGKLANPTPATQVREIIAKIPEAISCLLNQK; this comes from the coding sequence GTGCTTGCTATAGTGGGAACAGTCCCAGCGCCTGATTTTCCGCTGGTAGCTGCAAAGGCCGTTCTTAAAAATGATCGTCTCGAAGTCGATACCCGTGAGATTCAGATAGTACGAGGGACTCCCGCGTTAATAGCAGCGGCCCTTTTGGTGTTAAAGCATTTTGATAAAGAGCCTCCTTTTGTTTATTTGGTGGGTGATACCGGAGAAGGCAAAGGTAGTAAGACACTCTACGATTTTCTGTGTTCGGATCTTCCAAAGCAAAAATTCAAAACCCTTGTTTTTCATTATCTTTTCCCTGATGTTGATGCGCAGGGAAAGGTCTTTATGGCCACCGAAAGGATGCCCAAGAGGCCTTTTTTAATAGCAGATGCAGGCTATATGTACGCAGCTAAGGCTGCTGGGCTTGCTCCTTCGTATGATATCTTTACTCCAGACCCGGGAGAACTTGCCTTTTTGGCGGATGAAGAGGCCCCTCATCCCCTTTATACACGCGGTTTTCTCTTTCCTGATGAGGGAAAAGTAAAAGAACTAATAGAGCGGGCTTATCGTCATGGTAACGCCGCCAAAATTTTGCTAGTCAAGGGCAGGGTAGATTTCGTTGTTAAAGACGGAAAGATTCTGGCCACAATAGATGATCCAGTAGTTGAAGCCCTTGAGCCAATCGGTGGCACAGGAGACGTCATTACTGGTGTTTTAGCTGCGCTGGTAACCGTAGGTTTTCCTCCTGAAGAAGCCGCTTATTTGGCGGCAAAGCTCAATCGCATAGGAGGAAAACTAGCGAATCCAACCCCTGCTACTCAGGTGCGAGAGATTATCGCCAAAATTCCGGAGGCTATTTCATGTCTCTTAAACCAGAAATGA
- the modA gene encoding molybdate ABC transporter substrate-binding protein yields MRKVLSFIAFLTCLLLPFSVKAQDVLKVAAAANLLFPMQKIAKTYEKQTGTKIDLVFSSSGKLTALISKGAPFDIFFSADAKRPEYLAQKDICLPPKVYTYGVLAFWSKKKELCKAGWPEVLKKINSLAIADPKLAPYGEAAVFALSKTSFKDSLKNKIRKAMTVSQAFQWAESGNACGALVSLSLAMSPRGQKGCFFKVPGAPPIKQKACVVKRGKVEEAQKFLQFVLSKPGQEILSEYGYLPLRRK; encoded by the coding sequence ATGAGAAAAGTGTTATCTTTCATCGCTTTTTTGACATGTTTGTTGTTGCCTTTTTCCGTCAAGGCCCAAGATGTTTTAAAAGTTGCCGCAGCGGCCAATCTGCTTTTTCCCATGCAAAAAATTGCCAAAACTTACGAAAAACAAACAGGGACAAAAATAGACTTAGTCTTCAGCTCGTCAGGAAAACTAACCGCCTTGATAAGCAAAGGGGCCCCCTTTGATATTTTCTTTTCTGCAGACGCCAAACGTCCAGAATATCTTGCCCAAAAAGACATTTGCCTGCCCCCGAAAGTTTATACTTACGGAGTACTTGCCTTTTGGAGCAAGAAAAAAGAGCTTTGCAAGGCTGGCTGGCCAGAAGTACTCAAAAAGATAAACTCTCTTGCGATCGCGGATCCCAAACTTGCTCCTTATGGTGAAGCCGCAGTCTTTGCCCTTTCAAAAACTTCCTTTAAGGACTCCCTCAAAAACAAAATAAGAAAAGCGATGACCGTTTCACAGGCCTTTCAATGGGCAGAAAGCGGAAACGCCTGCGGCGCCCTGGTTAGTCTTTCACTGGCAATGTCCCCTCGCGGGCAAAAGGGCTGTTTTTTCAAAGTCCCAGGAGCCCCCCCAATTAAACAAAAAGCCTGCGTTGTAAAACGTGGAAAAGTTGAAGAAGCACAGAAATTTTTACAGTTTGTCTTATCAAAACCTGGGCAGGAAATACTTTCTGAATACGGATATTTACCCTTAAGGAGAAAATAA
- a CDS encoding CGGC domain-containing protein: MAKVLIVACGAYADSSYDCPSDWKCMTAAAEKRGPFAEYDEVQVIGFLKCKCPGRALISNIAATKKKVDFDAVHLSNCMVKAVPMCKNHDMENLPKLIEEKVGVKVIAGTHDFG, encoded by the coding sequence ATGGCCAAGGTTTTAATTGTTGCTTGTGGGGCTTATGCTGATAGTTCTTATGATTGTCCTTCCGACTGGAAATGCATGACCGCTGCCGCCGAAAAGAGAGGACCTTTTGCAGAATACGATGAGGTCCAAGTAATCGGCTTTTTAAAATGTAAGTGCCCAGGGCGCGCGTTGATAAGCAATATTGCTGCTACCAAGAAGAAAGTAGATTTTGACGCCGTGCATCTTTCAAATTGTATGGTAAAAGCTGTGCCCATGTGTAAAAATCATGATATGGAAAATCTTCCCAAGCTTATCGAAGAAAAAGTTGGTGTGAAAGTTATCGCTGGAACCCATGACTTCGGCTAA